From Cellulosimicrobium sp. ES-005, one genomic window encodes:
- a CDS encoding NAD-dependent succinate-semialdehyde dehydrogenase — MSRPASTSNLSPALVAHVPTGLLVDGHWGPAEGGRTFEVEDPATEESLFDVADASPADALRALDAAHRAAPAWRATPPRERGEVLRGVYDRVVARADDVAALITAECGKPLAEARAEVLYGADFLRWYAEQAVRADGLARTAPAGGNRQLVFRRPVGPALLVTPWNFPIAMATRKIGPALAAGCTVVIKPARLTPLTTALVAEVIRSELADRGLPTGVVNVVPSSRAADVTEPLLADERLRKLSFTGSTAVGRTLLEKAAPQVLRTSMELGGNAPFLVFADADLDAAVEGALVAKLRNAGQSCVAANRFLVQDAVAREFAQRLATAFEDLRVGPGAQDGTQVGPLIEAKAVDKVAELVDAASDGGAQVLTGADRPRSTGYFYAPTVLSGVDPDARVVTEEIFGPVAPVVAFGDDDEGLALANATEYGLAAYAYTTSLDRAVRVSEEVEAGMIGINRGMVSDASAPFGGLKQSGLGREGGEAGLEEYLETVYVAL; from the coding sequence ATGTCCCGCCCCGCCTCGACGTCGAACCTCTCCCCCGCGCTCGTCGCGCACGTGCCCACGGGGCTGCTCGTCGACGGGCACTGGGGCCCGGCGGAGGGGGGCCGGACGTTCGAGGTCGAGGACCCGGCCACGGAGGAGTCCCTCTTCGACGTCGCCGACGCGAGCCCCGCCGACGCGCTCCGCGCGCTCGACGCCGCGCACCGGGCGGCGCCCGCGTGGCGCGCGACGCCCCCGCGGGAGCGCGGCGAGGTCCTGCGCGGGGTCTACGACCGGGTCGTCGCGCGCGCCGACGACGTCGCCGCGCTCATCACGGCCGAGTGCGGCAAGCCGCTCGCCGAGGCGCGCGCCGAGGTGCTCTACGGCGCCGACTTCCTGCGCTGGTACGCGGAGCAGGCGGTGCGCGCCGACGGGCTCGCCCGCACCGCACCCGCGGGCGGCAACCGGCAGCTCGTCTTCCGTCGCCCCGTGGGCCCGGCGCTGCTCGTCACGCCGTGGAACTTCCCCATCGCGATGGCGACGCGCAAGATCGGGCCGGCGCTCGCCGCGGGCTGCACCGTCGTGATCAAGCCCGCGCGGCTCACGCCGCTGACGACGGCGCTCGTGGCCGAGGTCATCCGCTCCGAGCTCGCGGACCGCGGTCTGCCGACCGGCGTCGTCAACGTCGTCCCGTCGTCGCGCGCCGCGGACGTCACCGAGCCCCTCCTCGCCGACGAGCGCCTGCGCAAGCTGTCGTTCACGGGCTCGACGGCCGTGGGGCGCACGCTCCTGGAGAAGGCCGCGCCCCAGGTGCTGCGCACCTCGATGGAGCTCGGCGGCAACGCGCCGTTCCTCGTGTTCGCCGACGCGGACCTCGACGCCGCGGTCGAGGGCGCGCTCGTCGCGAAGCTGCGCAACGCGGGCCAGTCGTGCGTCGCGGCCAACCGCTTCCTCGTGCAAGACGCCGTCGCGCGCGAGTTCGCGCAGCGGCTCGCCACCGCGTTCGAGGACCTGCGGGTCGGCCCGGGCGCGCAGGACGGGACGCAGGTCGGCCCGCTCATCGAGGCGAAGGCGGTGGACAAGGTCGCCGAGCTCGTCGACGCCGCGTCCGACGGCGGCGCGCAGGTCCTCACGGGTGCCGACCGGCCGCGGTCCACGGGATACTTCTACGCGCCGACCGTGCTGTCCGGCGTCGACCCGGACGCGCGCGTCGTCACCGAGGAGATCTTCGGGCCGGTGGCGCCGGTCGTCGCGTTCGGCGACGACGACGAGGGCCTCGCGCTCGCGAACGCGACCGAGTACGGCCTCGCCGCCTACGCGTACACCACCTCGCTCGACCGCGCCGTGCGGGTGTCCGAGGAGGTCGAGGCCGGGATGATCGGCATCAACCGCGGGATGGTGTCGGACGCGAGCGCGCCGTTCGGCGGGCTGAAGCAGTCGGGCCTCGGCCGCGAGGGCGGGGAGGCGGGTCTCGAGGAGTACCTCGAGACCGTGTACGTCGCGCTCTGA
- a CDS encoding GNAT family N-acetyltransferase, translating into MSLFRETADVSVRPAVPGDDVAMTAIQVGAWRSSHEEVLGEDVLDALDTVRMREQWAAAISSPPGPGFGVLVACVGADVVGFAAVAPGQVLALEVEPRHQRGGHGSRLLAAAVDRLRRDGAEEVVTWVLDGDTARETFLAGAGLGPDGRTRTLATGVRDVVERRWAAEI; encoded by the coding sequence GTGAGCCTCTTCCGCGAGACCGCCGACGTCTCCGTCCGCCCCGCCGTGCCCGGAGACGACGTCGCGATGACCGCGATCCAGGTGGGCGCGTGGCGCTCGTCGCACGAGGAGGTCCTCGGCGAAGACGTGCTCGACGCCCTCGACACCGTGCGGATGCGCGAGCAGTGGGCTGCCGCCATCTCCTCCCCTCCCGGGCCGGGGTTCGGCGTGCTCGTCGCGTGCGTCGGCGCCGACGTCGTCGGGTTCGCCGCCGTGGCGCCCGGGCAGGTCCTCGCGCTCGAGGTCGAGCCGCGGCACCAGCGCGGCGGGCACGGGTCGCGCCTGCTCGCCGCCGCGGTCGACCGGCTGCGCCGCGACGGCGCGGAGGAGGTCGTCACGTGGGTGCTCGACGGCGACACCGCGCGCGAGACGTTCCTCGCCGGCGCCGGGCTCGGGCCCGACGGGCGGACCCGGACGCTCGCCACCGGGGTGCGCGACGTCGTGGAACGCCGGTGGGCCGCCGAGATCTGA
- a CDS encoding pitrilysin family protein has translation MPWDLPLVPAGDAGAELTAGQDGATIRRSVLPGGVRVLTESMPGLRSATMGAWVGVGSRDETDGHFGSTHFLEHLLFKGTARRSAMDIAEAFDAVGGEANAATGKEHTCYYARVLDADLPMAVDVVADMVTSARLDPDELETERGVILEELAMNDDDPSDVVHEEFAAAVLGGHALGRPIGGTPDTINAVPRDAVWEHYRWHYRPETLVVAAAGGVDHDTLVVQLGQALHDGGWSLDAATAPRPRRDPEDPALAGVGTTGVELSVHRAVEQANVVIGGTGLSATDDRRFTLSVLSAVLGGGMSSRLFQEIREKRGLAYSTYSFASGHGGIGTFGLYAGCAPSKVDEVTELLHAELDRLAGDGITGAELDRSIGQLSGGMVLGLEDSGSRMSRLGKAELVYGELLSVEESLDAIRSVTADDVQKLASELASRPRSVVRVGPFGG, from the coding sequence CGCCGGGGCCGAGCTGACCGCCGGGCAGGACGGCGCGACGATCCGTCGCTCCGTCCTGCCCGGCGGGGTCCGCGTGCTCACCGAGTCGATGCCGGGCCTGCGCTCGGCGACGATGGGCGCGTGGGTGGGCGTCGGATCGCGCGACGAGACCGACGGCCACTTCGGCTCGACGCACTTCCTGGAGCACCTGCTGTTCAAGGGCACCGCGCGCCGCTCGGCGATGGACATCGCCGAGGCGTTCGACGCCGTCGGCGGCGAGGCCAACGCCGCGACCGGCAAGGAGCACACGTGCTACTACGCGCGCGTGCTCGACGCCGACCTGCCCATGGCGGTCGACGTCGTCGCCGACATGGTGACGTCCGCACGCCTGGACCCCGACGAGCTCGAGACCGAGCGCGGCGTGATCCTCGAAGAGCTCGCGATGAACGACGACGACCCCTCGGACGTCGTGCACGAGGAGTTCGCGGCCGCCGTCCTCGGCGGGCACGCGCTCGGCCGCCCCATCGGCGGCACCCCGGACACGATCAACGCGGTCCCGCGCGACGCGGTCTGGGAGCACTACCGGTGGCACTACCGCCCGGAGACGCTCGTCGTCGCGGCGGCCGGCGGCGTCGACCACGACACGCTCGTCGTGCAGCTGGGCCAGGCGCTGCACGACGGCGGCTGGTCGCTCGACGCGGCCACCGCGCCACGACCCCGGCGCGACCCCGAGGACCCCGCCCTCGCCGGTGTCGGGACCACGGGCGTCGAGCTCTCGGTCCACCGGGCCGTCGAGCAGGCGAACGTCGTCATCGGCGGCACGGGCCTGTCGGCGACCGACGACCGTCGCTTCACGCTCTCCGTGCTCAGCGCGGTGCTGGGCGGCGGCATGAGCTCGCGCCTCTTCCAGGAGATCCGCGAGAAGCGCGGCCTCGCGTACTCGACGTACTCCTTCGCCTCGGGTCACGGCGGCATCGGCACGTTCGGCCTCTACGCCGGGTGCGCGCCGTCGAAGGTCGACGAGGTGACCGAGCTCCTGCACGCCGAGCTCGACCGCCTCGCCGGCGACGGCATCACCGGTGCCGAGCTCGACCGCAGCATCGGCCAGCTCTCCGGCGGCATGGTCCTCGGCCTCGAGGACTCCGGCTCGCGCATGAGCCGGCTCGGCAAGGCCGAGCTCGTCTACGGCGAGCTCCTGAGCGTCGAGGAGTCGCTCGACGCGATCCGCTCGGTCACGGCCGACGACGTGCAGAAGCTGGCGAGCGAGCTCGCCTCGCGGCCCCGGTCCGTCGTGCGCGTCGGGCCGTTCGGCGGCTGA
- the dapA gene encoding 4-hydroxy-tetrahydrodipicolinate synthase, with translation MVLPATPARPFGAVLTAMVTPMTPDGAVDLAAATRLAKRLVDDGNDGLVLSGTTGESPTTHAPEKQDLVRVVVEAVGDRAAVVAGAGSNDTDHALRMAEQAAEAGADGLLVVSPYYSRPSQEGVYRHVTAIADATDLPVMLYDVPGRTGVRIAPATYARLAAHDRVVASKDATGDVYAAAKLSAATGLAFYSGDDGLLLPFLAHGAAGIVSVSGHVVAGPFAEVVRRFDAGDHAGALDVFLTTTPVIDALNGAGFQAVMAKAAVELLGITDNRFLRLPNVAATEDDVALVRDALAAAGVLAGAAAPTN, from the coding sequence ATGGTCCTTCCCGCCACCCCTGCGCGCCCGTTCGGTGCCGTCCTCACGGCCATGGTCACCCCGATGACGCCCGACGGCGCCGTCGACCTCGCGGCGGCGACCCGGCTCGCGAAGCGCCTGGTGGACGACGGGAACGACGGTCTCGTGCTGAGCGGCACGACGGGCGAGTCGCCCACGACCCACGCGCCGGAGAAGCAGGACCTCGTGCGCGTCGTCGTCGAGGCGGTGGGCGACCGCGCGGCGGTCGTCGCCGGGGCAGGATCCAACGACACCGACCACGCCCTGCGCATGGCGGAGCAGGCGGCCGAGGCCGGGGCCGACGGGCTCCTCGTCGTCTCGCCCTACTACTCGCGCCCCAGCCAGGAGGGCGTGTACCGGCACGTGACGGCGATCGCCGACGCGACCGACCTCCCCGTCATGCTCTACGACGTCCCCGGCCGCACGGGCGTGCGGATCGCGCCCGCGACGTACGCGCGGCTCGCGGCGCACGACCGGGTCGTCGCGAGCAAGGACGCGACGGGCGACGTGTACGCCGCCGCCAAGCTCTCCGCCGCGACCGGGCTCGCGTTCTACAGCGGCGACGACGGCCTGCTGCTGCCGTTCCTCGCGCACGGCGCGGCCGGCATCGTCTCCGTCTCCGGGCACGTGGTGGCCGGACCGTTCGCCGAGGTCGTGCGCCGCTTCGACGCGGGCGACCACGCGGGCGCGCTCGACGTCTTCCTCACCACGACGCCCGTCATTGACGCGCTCAACGGCGCGGGCTTCCAGGCCGTCATGGCCAAGGCCGCCGTCGAGCTGCTCGGCATCACCGACAACCGGTTCCTGCGCCTGCCGAACGTCGCGGCGACCGAGGACGACGTCGCGCTGGTCCGCGACGCCCTCGCGGCCGCGGGCGTGCTCGCCGGCGCTGCCGCACCCACGAACTAG
- a CDS encoding AzlC family ABC transporter permease, producing MSRPDDAPRPGAEPDAPASLDAEVTGAVEHAVEDEVRAAVRQAVSVSVATGLYGISFGALSVVAGLDVAQTMALSLLMFSGGSQFALIGVVGAGGAPTAAIATAGFLGVRNALYGAQLGPLLALRSWHKVVAAQFTIDESTAVATAQRSRRAVRAGFWWTGVGIFVLWNAMTLVGALAGDALGDPRAWGLDAAAAAAFLALLWPRLAARAMQLTAAAAVLVAVLLVPVAPGGVPVLAAAVVAIVIGQVDARRRRRAAGAPPSSSTDEKETS from the coding sequence ATGAGCCGGCCCGACGACGCCCCGCGCCCAGGCGCCGAGCCGGACGCCCCCGCGTCGCTCGACGCCGAGGTGACGGGCGCCGTCGAGCACGCCGTCGAGGACGAGGTCCGCGCCGCGGTCCGCCAGGCCGTCTCGGTCTCCGTCGCGACGGGGCTGTACGGGATCTCGTTCGGGGCGCTGTCCGTGGTCGCGGGCCTCGACGTGGCGCAGACCATGGCGCTGAGCCTGCTCATGTTCTCGGGCGGCTCGCAGTTCGCGCTCATCGGCGTGGTCGGCGCGGGCGGCGCGCCGACGGCTGCGATCGCCACCGCGGGCTTCCTCGGGGTCCGCAACGCGCTGTACGGGGCGCAGCTCGGCCCGCTGCTCGCGCTGCGGTCGTGGCACAAGGTCGTCGCGGCGCAGTTCACCATCGACGAGTCGACGGCGGTCGCGACGGCGCAGCGGTCCCGCCGCGCCGTCCGGGCGGGGTTCTGGTGGACCGGCGTCGGGATCTTCGTGCTGTGGAACGCCATGACGCTCGTCGGCGCGCTCGCGGGCGACGCGCTCGGCGACCCGCGCGCGTGGGGGCTCGACGCCGCCGCGGCGGCCGCGTTCCTGGCCCTCCTGTGGCCCCGGCTCGCAGCGCGGGCGATGCAGCTCACCGCGGCGGCGGCCGTCCTCGTCGCGGTCCTGCTCGTCCCGGTCGCGCCGGGCGGCGTGCCGGTGCTCGCCGCGGCCGTCGTCGCGATCGTCATCGGGCAGGTGGACGCGCGACGGCGACGCCGCGCCGCGGGCGCGCCACCCTCGTCGTCCACGGACGAGAAGGAGACCTCATGA
- a CDS encoding ribonuclease J yields MSHPHPELSLPPELPTGGLRIVALGGLGEVGRNMAVLEYDGRLLVIDCGVLFPEDNQPGVDLILPDFDYIADRLDDIEAIVLTHGHEDHIGAVPYLLRLRRDIPLVGSQLTLAFVEAKLKEHRISPVTLAVKEGQVEQLGVFRCEFVAVNHSIPDALAVAVTTGAGTVLHTGDFKMDQLPLDGRITDLRAFARLGEQGVDLFMVDSTNAEVPGFVTPEVEIGPVLDNVFAASEKRIIVASFSSHVHRVQQVLNAAHHHGRRVALVGRSMVRNMTIAAELGYLHVPEGVLIDLKKVDSLRDDEIVLMCTGSQGEPMAALSRMANGDHKVQVGHGDTVILASSLIPGNENAVFRIINGLTRLGARVVHGGNAKVHVSGHASAGELLYCYNVLKPKNVMPVHGEVRHLVANGALAVRTGVPADRVVLAEDGVVVDLVDGKASVVGAVPCGYVYVDGSSVGEITDAELKDRRILGEEGFVSVFAVVDSATGKVLAGPQILARGFAEDDKVFQDIQPEVVKALEDAIAGGATDTHQLQQVMRRVIGRWVSNRLRRRPMIVPVVVEA; encoded by the coding sequence GTGAGCCATCCCCACCCCGAACTCTCCCTGCCTCCCGAGCTCCCCACCGGAGGGCTGCGCATCGTCGCCCTCGGCGGGCTCGGGGAGGTCGGCCGCAACATGGCCGTCCTCGAGTACGACGGGCGCCTGCTCGTCATCGACTGCGGCGTCCTCTTCCCCGAGGACAACCAGCCCGGCGTCGACCTCATCCTCCCGGACTTCGACTACATCGCGGACCGGCTGGACGACATCGAGGCGATCGTCCTCACGCACGGCCACGAGGACCACATCGGCGCCGTCCCGTACCTGCTGCGCCTGCGCCGCGACATCCCCCTCGTCGGGTCGCAGCTCACGCTCGCGTTCGTCGAGGCGAAGCTCAAGGAGCACCGCATCTCGCCCGTGACCCTCGCGGTCAAGGAGGGCCAGGTCGAGCAGCTCGGCGTGTTCCGCTGCGAGTTCGTCGCCGTCAACCACTCGATCCCCGACGCGCTCGCGGTCGCGGTGACGACCGGCGCCGGGACCGTGCTGCACACGGGCGACTTCAAGATGGACCAGCTCCCGCTCGACGGGCGCATCACCGACCTGCGCGCGTTCGCGCGCCTCGGTGAGCAGGGCGTCGACCTGTTCATGGTCGACTCGACCAACGCCGAGGTCCCCGGGTTCGTCACGCCCGAGGTCGAGATCGGCCCGGTGCTCGACAACGTCTTCGCGGCGTCGGAGAAGCGCATCATCGTCGCGTCGTTCTCCTCGCACGTGCACCGCGTGCAGCAGGTCCTCAACGCGGCGCACCACCACGGGCGCCGTGTCGCGCTCGTCGGGCGCTCGATGGTCCGCAACATGACCATCGCCGCCGAGCTCGGGTACCTCCACGTGCCCGAGGGCGTGCTCATCGACCTCAAGAAGGTCGACTCGCTGCGCGACGACGAGATCGTGCTCATGTGCACCGGATCCCAGGGCGAGCCCATGGCGGCGCTGTCGCGCATGGCCAACGGCGACCACAAGGTCCAGGTCGGCCACGGCGACACCGTGATCCTCGCGTCGTCGCTCATCCCGGGCAACGAGAACGCCGTGTTCCGCATCATCAACGGGCTCACCCGGCTCGGGGCGCGCGTCGTGCACGGCGGCAACGCCAAGGTGCACGTGTCCGGGCACGCGAGCGCGGGCGAGCTCCTCTACTGCTACAACGTGCTCAAGCCCAAGAACGTCATGCCGGTGCACGGCGAGGTCCGTCACCTCGTCGCGAACGGGGCGCTCGCGGTCCGCACGGGAGTGCCCGCGGACCGCGTCGTGCTCGCCGAGGACGGCGTCGTCGTCGACCTCGTCGACGGCAAGGCGTCGGTCGTCGGCGCGGTGCCGTGCGGGTACGTGTACGTCGACGGGTCGAGCGTCGGCGAGATCACCGACGCCGAGCTCAAGGACCGGCGCATCCTCGGCGAGGAGGGCTTCGTGTCCGTCTTCGCCGTCGTGGACTCCGCGACCGGCAAGGTGCTCGCCGGCCCCCAGATCCTCGCGCGCGGCTTCGCCGAGGACGACAAGGTGTTCCAGGACATCCAGCCGGAGGTCGTCAAGGCGCTCGAGGACGCGATCGCCGGCGGCGCGACCGACACGCACCAGCTCCAGCAGGTCATGCGCCGCGTCATCGGGCGGTGGGTCTCCAACCGCCTGCGGCGCCGCCCGATGATCGTCCCGGTGGTCGTCGAGGCCTGA
- the dapB gene encoding 4-hydroxy-tetrahydrodipicolinate reductase, whose protein sequence is MRVAVLGAAGRMGATVCAAVEGAADLELVARLDAGDEVTSATLGGADVAVDFTVPSATEANVHALIDAGVHAVVGTTGWTDESRGRVTEHLERVAAGGGPALGVLIAPNFGLSAVLAMTFAAKAARYFESAEVIELHHPDKVDAPSGTARHTAAAIAAARADAGLAASPDATETGWEARGADVDGVRVHAVRLRGLVAHEEILFGNAGEQLVIRQDSFDRVSFMPGVLLAVREVVGRPGLTVGLENVLDLA, encoded by the coding sequence TTGCGGGTCGCCGTCCTCGGCGCGGCCGGACGCATGGGCGCGACCGTGTGCGCGGCCGTCGAGGGCGCGGCGGACCTCGAGCTCGTCGCGCGCCTGGACGCCGGCGACGAGGTCACGTCCGCCACGCTCGGCGGCGCCGACGTCGCCGTCGACTTCACCGTCCCGTCCGCGACCGAGGCGAACGTGCACGCGCTGATCGACGCGGGCGTGCACGCCGTCGTCGGGACCACGGGCTGGACGGACGAGAGCCGAGGCCGCGTCACCGAGCACCTCGAGCGTGTCGCCGCGGGCGGCGGCCCCGCCCTCGGCGTCCTGATCGCCCCGAACTTCGGCCTCTCGGCCGTCCTCGCGATGACGTTCGCCGCGAAGGCCGCCCGCTACTTCGAGTCGGCCGAGGTGATCGAGCTCCACCACCCGGACAAGGTCGACGCGCCGTCCGGCACCGCCCGGCACACCGCGGCGGCGATCGCCGCAGCGCGCGCCGACGCGGGCCTCGCGGCGAGCCCCGACGCGACGGAGACGGGGTGGGAGGCGCGCGGCGCCGACGTCGACGGGGTGCGCGTGCACGCGGTGCGTCTGCGCGGCCTCGTCGCGCACGAGGAGATCCTGTTCGGCAACGCGGGCGAGCAGCTCGTCATCCGCCAGGACTCGTTCGACCGCGTCTCCTTCATGCCTGGCGTGCTGCTCGCCGTGCGCGAGGTCGTCGGGCGCCCGGGCCTGACGGTCGGTCTCGAGAACGTGCTGGACCTGGCGTGA
- a CDS encoding TIGR00645 family protein translates to MPSSPASTVSPNVPSPSARVTTVGYMIFASRWLQAPLYFGLIVAQVVYVWQFLKELWHLIVGGFTGEVSVMNADTHQLETHTYGAEEIMLAVLGLVDVVMISNLLIMVIVGGYETFVSRIRLDNHPDQPEWLSHVNANVLKTKLAMSIIGISSIHLLRTFIESSSNRITSETMLWQTIIHLAFVVSALALAAIDRMSLTAHQRAANAAAAGEGPADPHA, encoded by the coding sequence GTGCCCTCGTCGCCCGCGTCGACCGTCAGCCCGAACGTCCCCTCGCCCAGCGCCCGCGTCACGACCGTCGGGTACATGATCTTCGCGTCCCGCTGGCTCCAGGCACCGCTCTACTTCGGCCTCATCGTGGCCCAGGTGGTCTACGTCTGGCAGTTCCTCAAGGAGCTGTGGCACCTCATCGTCGGCGGCTTCACCGGCGAGGTGTCGGTCATGAACGCGGACACGCACCAGCTCGAGACGCACACCTACGGCGCCGAGGAGATCATGCTGGCCGTCCTCGGCCTCGTCGACGTCGTCATGATCTCCAACCTGCTCATCATGGTCATCGTCGGCGGCTACGAGACGTTCGTGTCGCGCATCCGCCTCGACAACCACCCCGACCAGCCGGAGTGGCTGAGCCACGTCAACGCGAACGTGCTCAAGACCAAGCTCGCGATGTCGATCATCGGCATCTCGTCGATCCACCTGCTGCGCACGTTCATCGAGTCGTCGAGCAACCGCATCACGTCCGAGACCATGCTGTGGCAGACGATCATCCACCTCGCGTTCGTCGTCTCGGCACTCGCGCTCGCGGCGATCGACCGCATGTCCCTCACCGCGCACCAGCGCGCGGCCAACGCCGCCGCGGCGGGCGAGGGCCCGGCCGACCCGCACGCATGA
- a CDS encoding MBL fold metallo-hydrolase, which produces MHEPTHAGRRDVPSDRPSGPPAGPDGIAPLGATTAPRARDLVEVAPGVWVATAEIWTTTSTVVIAPDGDALVVDPAVTVAEVEGLAAAVRARGWRVTAGFATHPHWDHVLWSPALGDAPRWATARTADATRRRRAAVLASADAAAPGHDPALVGTLTPLPRGARRVPWPVTAPEGPGPSGLGTVTVVEHDAHAPGHAALVVRTPHASVLVAGDMLSDVEVPLVDTDARDPVRVYRGALDALELAARDVDVLVPGHGSPAVGRAAVATRFAADRAYLDALDAGVRQGTAVDDLRIAGYVAGWHADQLDALRSR; this is translated from the coding sequence GTGCACGAGCCCACGCACGCCGGGCGACGCGACGTACCGAGCGACCGACCGAGCGGCCCACCGGCCGGCCCGGACGGCATCGCGCCGCTCGGGGCGACCACCGCGCCGCGAGCGCGCGACCTCGTCGAGGTGGCCCCCGGCGTCTGGGTCGCCACGGCGGAGATCTGGACGACGACGTCGACCGTGGTCATCGCGCCGGACGGCGACGCGCTGGTCGTCGACCCGGCGGTGACGGTCGCCGAGGTCGAGGGGCTCGCCGCCGCGGTCCGAGCGCGCGGCTGGCGCGTGACCGCCGGGTTCGCGACGCACCCGCACTGGGACCACGTGCTGTGGTCGCCCGCGCTCGGCGACGCGCCCCGCTGGGCGACGGCGCGCACCGCCGACGCGACGCGGCGGCGGCGGGCCGCGGTCCTCGCGTCGGCCGACGCCGCCGCACCCGGCCACGACCCCGCGCTCGTGGGGACGCTCACCCCGCTCCCCCGCGGCGCACGACGGGTCCCTTGGCCCGTCACCGCGCCGGAGGGCCCGGGGCCCTCCGGCCTGGGCACGGTGACCGTCGTCGAGCACGACGCCCACGCACCCGGCCACGCCGCTCTCGTGGTGCGCACGCCGCACGCGAGCGTGCTCGTGGCGGGCGACATGCTCTCAGATGTGGAGGTACCGCTCGTCGACACCGACGCCCGGGACCCCGTCCGGGTCTACCGGGGCGCGCTCGACGCGCTCGAGCTCGCCGCGCGCGACGTGGACGTGCTCGTCCCCGGCCACGGGAGCCCTGCCGTCGGTCGCGCTGCGGTCGCCACGCGCTTCGCGGCCGACCGCGCCTACCTCGACGCGCTCGACGCGGGGGTCCGGCAGGGCACGGCCGTGGACGACCTGCGGATCGCCGGGTACGTCGCCGGGTGGCACGCCGACCAGCTCGACGCGCTGCGCTCCCGCTGA
- a CDS encoding AzlD domain-containing protein, translating into MTSATVWVVVLAASALCFALKLAGHLVPEHWLADERVARTAALVTAALLAALVAVQTVGDGQALVVDARLPALGVAAVALALRAPFIVVVVLAAATAAGLRALGWG; encoded by the coding sequence ATGACGTCAGCGACCGTGTGGGTCGTCGTGCTGGCCGCGTCGGCGCTGTGCTTCGCGCTCAAGCTCGCCGGGCACCTCGTGCCCGAGCACTGGCTCGCCGACGAGCGCGTCGCGCGCACGGCCGCGCTCGTGACCGCCGCGCTCCTCGCCGCGCTCGTCGCGGTCCAGACGGTCGGCGACGGCCAGGCCCTGGTCGTCGACGCGCGCCTGCCCGCGCTCGGCGTCGCGGCCGTCGCGCTCGCGCTGCGCGCGCCGTTCATCGTCGTCGTGGTCCTGGCGGCGGCCACGGCCGCCGGCCTGCGCGCCCTGGGCTGGGGCTGA
- a CDS encoding Imm51 family immunity protein, with protein MTTAEDFAPLEPVRLVTQAQGWSVIYSPGGPEWHQHRDALERRGVEGSGYDFSGALQATLTDHEPSVLDAVGFDPEGGMVSVYGSDLDALHAAARHLHRLVTDEQALDAALARSTELGLDD; from the coding sequence ATGACCACCGCCGAGGACTTCGCCCCGCTCGAACCCGTCCGCCTCGTGACCCAGGCCCAGGGATGGAGCGTCATCTACTCGCCCGGCGGGCCGGAGTGGCACCAGCACCGGGACGCTCTCGAGCGTCGCGGCGTCGAGGGTTCCGGGTACGACTTCTCCGGCGCGCTCCAGGCAACGCTGACCGACCACGAGCCGAGCGTCCTCGACGCCGTCGGGTTCGACCCCGAGGGCGGCATGGTGAGCGTCTACGGGTCGGACCTCGACGCGCTGCATGCCGCGGCCCGGCACCTGCACCGCCTGGTCACGGACGAGCAGGCGCTCGACGCGGCGCTCGCCCGGTCCACGGAGCTCGGGCTCGACGACTGA
- a CDS encoding TetR/AcrR family transcriptional regulator — MARPRLHDDALRDRLLDVTSRALSEHGEGAVTVRSVAVAAGTSPSAVYALFGSRDDLVAAVSAEGFRRFAAHLAAVERTDDPGADLAALGRAYRAFALADPHFYAVMFARGVRPGADRPRAVEEATFLVLRDAVARLVPDTGAVDDVALGLWGLVHGLVSLELAGLVPGDDAERTARYGATLAAVGPGLVRSAGT, encoded by the coding sequence GTGGCACGCCCCCGACTGCACGACGACGCGCTGCGCGACCGCCTCCTCGACGTCACGTCGCGCGCCCTCTCCGAGCACGGCGAGGGCGCGGTGACGGTGCGGTCGGTCGCGGTGGCCGCCGGCACGAGCCCGTCAGCGGTGTACGCGCTCTTCGGCAGCCGCGACGACCTCGTCGCCGCCGTGTCCGCCGAGGGCTTCCGGCGCTTCGCCGCCCACCTCGCAGCGGTCGAGCGGACCGACGACCCGGGAGCGGACCTCGCCGCCCTCGGCCGCGCGTACCGCGCCTTCGCGCTCGCGGACCCGCACTTCTACGCCGTGATGTTCGCGCGCGGCGTGCGGCCCGGCGCGGACCGACCCCGCGCCGTCGAGGAGGCGACCTTCCTCGTGCTGCGCGACGCCGTCGCGCGCCTCGTGCCCGACACGGGGGCCGTCGACGACGTCGCGCTCGGGCTGTGGGGCCTCGTGCACGGCCTCGTCTCGCTCGAGCTCGCCGGCCTCGTCCCCGGCGACGACGCGGAGCGCACCGCGCGCTACGGCGCGACGCTCGCCGCCGTCGGCCCCGGGCTGGTCCGCAGCGCCGGGACGTGA